From the Streptomyces sp. 846.5 genome, the window GTGTCGTCGGCATAGCGCACATACCTCAGCCGCCGGTAGCCCGGATCATGAGTATCCATGCTGGGCATGCTGTGGAGTTGCTTGCGCAGTTCCCGCACCTGGGTGTGGTCGCCGCGCTTGCGCGCGCGTCCTATCGCCGCCCATACCCGATGAAAGGCACGGTTCGGCTTCCTGACTTTTCCTCGGGTGTACTCCGGGATCAGAACCTTCTCGACGTACTCGTCCATCTTGTGCAGGTAGATATTGGATAGGATCGGTGAAACGACCCCGCCTTGCGGACTTCCGCTGTGCGTGGCGTTCCAGACCCAGTCCTCCATGTATCCGGCCGTGAGCATGTTGCGCACCAGCCGAAGGAACCGGTTGTCGTGGATCTTCTCGCCCAGGATTCGGAGCATGACCGAATGGTCGAGCCGGTCGAAGCACTGGGCGATGTCACCCTCGATGAACCAGGCCGTTCCCGTCCAGGTGTAGACCACATCCTCTAACGCGGTGTGGCAGCCCCGACGGGGACGGAAACCATGGGAGGAGTCGGAGAACGTCGGCTCGTAGTACGCCTCAAGGAGCAGGCGCACCACCTCGCCGACAAGTTTGTCCGACCACGGCGGCAGGCCGAGCGGTCGCAGCTTCGTGCTGCCCCGCCCCTTCGGGATGTAGACCCTCCTGGCCGGGCTCCATCGATAGCGCTCGTGGCGCAGCGCGTCGATGACGTGCTCGATCTTGCCCAGCGACATGCCGTCCACGGTCTCCCCGGTGACCCCGGGCGTCATCGCTCCCTTGTTGGAGTACAGACGCCCGTAGGCCAGCAGATACAACTGCGGATTGAACAGCTGTCGATACAGTTCAGTGCACGGCAGGCCACGCCTGCCGCGTTCACGGAGGACACTCAGCACTGTTTCGGCGCTCTGCATTACGCATACCTCCCGGGTCTTGAGTGTCCGATCACCTGGCCCCCTTCGCCCTGCAGACGGCTTTCCCGTCCTCCTTGGCCGGTCGTTCATCCGGCGACTACTACGGGGCCTCCGTCGCCATAGGAAGATCTCCTCCCTTAGGCGATCCCATGTTCGTCCTTGTCGTACGTATCAGCGTGGTTTAGGTGCCCCACTCATCCCCTTGAATGCCCTCGCTGGGCATCGCTCCGCACTCCGGAGGTTGCATCGACCGTGGCACTGAGTCGTCGCAGGGTGCGGCGTCGGTAGCAGGCATCTTTCCGACGGATTCGACCTTCAATCTTCTGGGGATTAGGGTTCAGGCAATCCAGCTTTCACCGTGTCACGCGGGTCCCTCGACGCCCCGTCCCCAATGCCTGGGCCCGGCCGTCGATTTTCTGGCATGCTGTCGTCCCCTCACCGTTTCCGGATTAGGTAAGCCATTGGACCCATGAATCTCCCTCCAAATTCACCCCGACTGAATCGGGGATACGACAAGGCGCCTCATGGCGCACTGCCACCTGTCGCTGACCTGCACCGCTTCGGGAAGGGCCTGGCGGATCGCCTCGCCGTAGGAGGCGGAGCCGTCGCGGCAGACGTACTCGCCCCGGGGTGCTCGCGTAGCCACGCGGTCAGGGTCTGGGCGGTGCGGTCGGGCAGGACGTCGATCCGCTCACCGGTCTCAGCGTCGATGATCACGGTGGCGTAGCGGTGCCGGCGCTTGAGGGCGAAGTCGTCGACGCCGAGCACGCGCGGGACGCGCTGCGGTGGCACCGCCTGGCGCATGAGCATGCGCAGGGCGGTCGAACGGGAGACCGCACAGGCCAGGATGCGAGACAGGCGGGCGCCCGCCCGGCCCGCTAACTCCTTGACCACGGATCCGACCTGGTCGGCGAGGCGGTTCGTCCGGCGCTGGTAGCGCTCCAACAGGCCGGGTACCTGCTCGCGGAACGTCTGCCGTGGACAGTCGAGCACCCGGCATGCCAGGCGGCGCACCCTGACCGACACCAGCACCCGTCTACCGTCCACTGCCACGTCGGCCACCGTCCGGCCGTGAAAGCCGTGCACCCGCCCGGTCGGCGTCCCGCACTCGGGGCACGGGACCGGATCATCGCGGGTCCGCGCCACCACCCGGACCAGCTCACCCTCATCCGTCACACCCTCGACGACCAGGGCGGACAGGCCCGAAAACACCACACCCACAAGGGCGTTGACTTCAATCACGGCTCAGCCTGACACGAGGTGACGTACAGCTACCACCGATTACGGGCCAGAGCCGTTAGTTCTACACTCCCTCAGCAGTACGTGGGGGCGCTGGAAGACCGCTTCCCGGAGGTCGATGGTCCTGGTGATGTGCGGGCGTGTCGGTGGCGGTACGGTACTTTGCGCTGGTCACAGTGGTTGGCCGTGGGCTTGCGGGGGATTTATGGGCTGCTTGTTGGCGTGCGGGCGTGTGGTGCTCGCGGTGGTGGGGACGTGGGTCGCGTTGACCGTGCCGTTCATGCTGCCGGGACCGTTCCTGCCTTCCGGCATGCTGCCGGTCTTCTACTCGCACGCCACGGTCGGGTTGTGGTTCCTCTCCATACTGGTTGTTCCGGTCATGGTGCTCGTCCGCAAGCGGGTGTGGGTGCGTACCGGTCGCTGGAGCAGAACGCAGACGGCGGTGCGCCCGGCTCGGTGACTGCTTCAGCGCTCGTAGCCCAGTCCTCGAACACCTTGGATGCTGAAGGTGTGACGCACGGTCTGGGGCGGGTGCAGCGGGCGCTGCTGGCCCACCTGGCAAGCGAGCCGGGCGGACGCAGCGCGGTGACGGGGCTGCCCGGGTGGGTGACGGTGCGGGCGGCTGACCTTGGGACGGAGCCCCGGTGCCGAGTACCGGCTGTCCCCCACGTTCCCGGCGAGAGGAGACGGTCCTTGCG encodes:
- a CDS encoding reverse transcriptase/maturase family protein: MQSAETVLSVLRERGRRGLPCTELYRQLFNPQLYLLAYGRLYSNKGAMTPGVTGETVDGMSLGKIEHVIDALRHERYRWSPARRVYIPKGRGSTKLRPLGLPPWSDKLVGEVVRLLLEAYYEPTFSDSSHGFRPRRGCHTALEDVVYTWTGTAWFIEGDIAQCFDRLDHSVMLRILGEKIHDNRFLRLVRNMLTAGYMEDWVWNATHSGSPQGGVVSPILSNIYLHKMDEYVEKVLIPEYTRGKVRKPNRAFHRVWAAIGRARKRGDHTQVRELRKQLHSMPSMDTHDPGYRRLRYVRYADDTLLGFAGPKAEAEEIRERLAQFLHDDLKLELSPEKTLITHARTEAARFLGYHITVHHNDRKVSGRRRSVNGTIGLRVPRSVVSAKQAQYMKRGKPARRPELLNQDDHVIISTFGSEYRGIVQYYLMAGDVFRLARLQWVMETSMLMTLANKHRSTVSKMARKYATTTETPFGPRKCFEARVERIGRKPLVGRFGGIPLRQNKKTVLTDRQLAPVNIKRKELVTRLLAGRCEACGCVDAVEVHHVAKLADLGKPGTDRPPWADLMAARHRKTLVVCGSCHAGIHGKRPVPAHAE